From the genome of Mucilaginibacter paludis DSM 18603:
TAATACAGGTTAGCAACGATAAGCCCGGTGGCAATAGTAATTACCCATAAGGTTAAGGGCGTAAGCTGCGGGTGGTTGGTGTTAGTAGTAGGCATAATGGGCACAAAGAACCATAATAAGTTACGCAATGGAGATAATTAGATTTTTTTTTGACTTAGCAATTAAATATTCATTTTCAAATTGCTACTTTTAATTAATCACCAATATGCAGGTGCCAGGTTGCCAATACGGGTTGTTTAGGCCTTAGTTTAAAGTTTTGAATTCTGTGGCATAAAAGCCCGGAATTTTGATTGATGGCTTCATACTCAAGCCTGGGCGCTCAAAGCCTTACACCTCTTTTTTAACCATGTTATGAAAAGAAGGAATTTTTTAAAAACCGGTTCGATAGCGGGCTTAGCGCTCACTACTTTGATGGTAGGGGATACCGCTTGCAATACGCCTGCGCCAGCAGACGAGAAGAAGCCCGAAAAACCTCAGGAACATCAACCCGCAGTTGCTTACAACGATTTTGTGCTGAATGAAATTACCATTGATGCCTTGCAGCAAAAAATGAAAAGCGGCGCGTATACATCGCGTTCTATTTGCGAGCTGTATTTAAAAAGGATTGATGCCATTGATAAAAAGGGCCCCCGCCTTAATGCCGTAATTGAGCTGAACCCCGAAGCATTGCAGATAGCCGATGAACTGGATCAAGAGCGTAAAGCCGGGAAGATACGCGGCCCTATGCATGGCATACCGGTGTTAATTAAAGATAACATTAATACCGGCGATAAAATGACCACCACGGCCGGCGCACTGGCCCTTGAGGGCAACTATGCTTTTAAAGATGCTTTTATTATTCAGCAACTGCGCAAAGCGGGGGCTGTATTGTTGGGTAAAACTAATTTAAGCGAGTGGGCCAATTTCAGGTCCAACCGGTCAACAAGTGCTTGGAGCAGCAGGGGAGGGCAAACCAAAATGCCTTACATACTTGACCGAAACCCCAGCGGATCAAGCTCCGGCTCGGGTAGTGCCGTAGCGGCTAATTTATGCGCGGTAGCTATCGGCACAGAAACCGACGGTTCGGTAGTATCGCCCGCCTCGGTAAACAGCATTGTGGGTATTAAACCAACGGTGGGTTTGCTAAGCCGTTCGGGCATTATCCCCATCTCTAAAACACAGGATACCGCCGGGCCAATGGCACGTACCGTAACAGACGCTGCCATACTGTTAGGCGCTTTAACCGGTGTTGACGCCGAAGATGCTGTAACGGCAAGCAGCCTGGGCAAAGCCAAGGGCGGCTACACCACTTACCTGGATGTTAACGGCTTACAAGGCAAACGTATAGGTATCGAGAAAAGCTTTTTAAAAGGTAACGATGCCGTAGTGGCCCTGATACAAAATGCTATTGAGGTTTTAAAAAGAAAGGGTGCCACCGTTGTGGAGGTTGAGCTGTTAAAGCAACTCAAAAATGTGGGGCAAGCGGAGTTTACCGTTTTAATATATGAGTTTAAAGATGGGGTAGATAGCTACCTGGCCAAAGCCAGGGCTCGTGTAAAAAGTTTAAAAGAGGTGGTTGATTTTAATAACCGGAATGCCGCCAAAGCCATGCCTTTTTTTAAACAGGAAACATTGGAACTTGCCTTAACCAAAGGCGGCCTTAAAAGTAAAGAATACCTGGCAGCTTTGAAAAAAACAACCGGCACATCGCGCAACGCTATTGATTCGATTTTAAAGGCTAACCGCCTGGATGCTATTGCCGGGCCAACTAACGGCTTGGCCTGTTGCATTGATCTGGCCAATGGCGATTATGATACCGGTTTTTCTTTCTCATCACCGGCAGCTATGGCAGGGTACCCACATATTACCGTGCCAATGGGGGCGGTGCACAACCTGCCCATAGGTTTCTCTTTTTTGGGGACGGCCTACAACGAAGGCGAACTGATTACCCTGGCTTACGCTTTTGAGCAGGC
Proteins encoded in this window:
- a CDS encoding amidase is translated as MKRRNFLKTGSIAGLALTTLMVGDTACNTPAPADEKKPEKPQEHQPAVAYNDFVLNEITIDALQQKMKSGAYTSRSICELYLKRIDAIDKKGPRLNAVIELNPEALQIADELDQERKAGKIRGPMHGIPVLIKDNINTGDKMTTTAGALALEGNYAFKDAFIIQQLRKAGAVLLGKTNLSEWANFRSNRSTSAWSSRGGQTKMPYILDRNPSGSSSGSGSAVAANLCAVAIGTETDGSVVSPASVNSIVGIKPTVGLLSRSGIIPISKTQDTAGPMARTVTDAAILLGALTGVDAEDAVTASSLGKAKGGYTTYLDVNGLQGKRIGIEKSFLKGNDAVVALIQNAIEVLKRKGATVVEVELLKQLKNVGQAEFTVLIYEFKDGVDSYLAKARARVKSLKEVVDFNNRNAAKAMPFFKQETLELALTKGGLKSKEYLAALKKTTGTSRNAIDSILKANRLDAIAGPTNGLACCIDLANGDYDTGFSFSSPAAMAGYPHITVPMGAVHNLPIGFSFLGTAYNEGELITLAYAFEQANKKRIVPQFISSLMI